A genomic stretch from Chitinophagaceae bacterium includes:
- a CDS encoding DUF3089 domain-containing protein, producing the protein MFLHPTTLTDKESQGKIWNADINDAELNAKTDYSSILYQASVFNKSCRVFAPRYRQAHLYSFFSKDTVSSKAALELAYHDIKAAFDYYLKYYNNGRPIIIASHSQGTFHAGRLLKEYFENKPLQKQLVCAYIIGLSVPTNYFSSLKPCADSSATGCFVSWRTFREGYLPYYVKNETTSSSVVNPLTWRMDELPATRKENKGSVLLNYKKIYRHTNGARITNGVLWINKPKVPFGFVYNRKNYHAGDINLFYLNIRENIEVRKKQFFSQR; encoded by the coding sequence ATTTTTCTTCATCCAACAACATTAACTGATAAAGAATCGCAGGGAAAAATCTGGAATGCTGACATTAATGATGCAGAGCTAAATGCAAAAACAGACTATTCATCTATTCTATACCAGGCAAGTGTTTTTAATAAAAGTTGTCGTGTATTTGCACCCCGTTACCGGCAGGCTCATCTCTATTCTTTCTTTTCGAAAGATACTGTTTCTTCAAAAGCTGCGCTTGAATTAGCTTACCACGATATTAAGGCAGCCTTTGACTATTATCTGAAATATTATAATAACGGAAGACCCATCATTATTGCTTCACACAGCCAGGGAACATTTCATGCAGGCAGACTTTTAAAAGAATATTTTGAAAACAAACCATTACAGAAACAATTGGTTTGTGCATATATTATTGGGCTTTCGGTACCAACAAATTATTTTTCTTCTCTTAAACCCTGTGCCGACTCTTCTGCGACGGGCTGCTTTGTAAGCTGGCGAACCTTCCGGGAAGGTTATTTGCCCTACTATGTAAAAAATGAAACGACCAGCTCATCGGTTGTAAATCCATTGACCTGGAGAATGGATGAACTGCCTGCAACAAGAAAAGAAAACAAGGGGTCAGTATTGCTGAATTATAAAAAAATTTACAGGCATACTAATGGAGCAAGAATTACCAATGGTGTACTCTGGATCAACAAACCAAAAGTTCCCTTCGGTTTTGTTTACAACCGGAAAAATTACCATGCAGGCGATATCAACCTGTTTTATCTCAACATAAGAGAAAACATAGAAGTGAGAAAAAAGCAATTCTTTTCACAACGGTAA
- a CDS encoding isopenicillin N synthase family oxygenase, giving the protein MTIPVVDLAEFTSGDSVRKQKFVNELGKAYEEVGFVAVKNHGVPDALIADLYKYVQQFFSLPLTKKREYEIPELAGQRGYTSFGKEHAKGSDAPDLKEFFQFGQKAEGTDFVPEEYPENVQVDEIAAFNPTFQNAYRAFEESGKKLLQSIALYLNLDEFYFDDWVRNGNSILRAIHYPPITSEPKSAIRAEQHEDINLITLLVGASADGLQILTKQNEWVGVTSLPEQIVVNVGDMLQRLTNNKLRSTTHRVVNPPRELWHTSRFSIPFFLHPKGNMSLACLDSCVTKESPKGYPDATAGEYLDERLREIGLKK; this is encoded by the coding sequence ATGACAATTCCTGTAGTTGACTTAGCCGAATTTACAAGTGGCGATTCTGTGCGCAAGCAAAAGTTTGTAAACGAATTGGGAAAAGCGTATGAAGAAGTTGGTTTTGTGGCCGTAAAAAATCATGGTGTTCCTGATGCCCTGATTGCGGATCTGTATAAATATGTACAGCAGTTTTTTTCATTACCGCTTACTAAAAAACGAGAGTATGAAATTCCGGAACTGGCAGGACAGCGTGGCTATACTTCTTTTGGAAAAGAGCATGCAAAAGGAAGTGATGCCCCGGATCTGAAAGAGTTTTTCCAGTTTGGACAAAAAGCCGAAGGAACAGATTTTGTGCCTGAAGAATATCCTGAAAATGTACAGGTTGATGAAATTGCAGCATTTAACCCCACCTTTCAAAATGCGTATCGTGCATTTGAAGAATCGGGAAAGAAATTACTACAGTCGATTGCTTTATATCTCAACCTTGATGAGTTTTACTTTGACGATTGGGTGAGAAATGGAAATTCTATTCTGAGGGCAATTCATTATCCGCCAATAACAAGTGAACCTAAAAGCGCTATACGTGCCGAACAGCACGAAGATATTAACCTGATTACATTACTGGTTGGCGCTTCGGCTGATGGATTGCAGATTCTTACAAAGCAAAATGAATGGGTAGGCGTTACATCATTACCTGAACAGATTGTTGTAAATGTTGGTGATATGCTGCAGCGTTTAACAAATAACAAACTTCGCTCAACTACTCACCGTGTAGTAAATCCACCAAGAGAACTATGGCATACCTCAAGATTTTCCATACCTTTCTTCTTGCATCCAAAAGGGAACATGTCGCTTGCCTGTTTAGATAGTTGTGTAACTAAGGAAAGCCCGAAAGGTTATCCGGATGCAACAGCAGGAGAGTATCTTGATGAAAGGTTAAGAGAAATTGGATTAAAGAAATAG